In Paenibacillus larvae subsp. larvae, the following proteins share a genomic window:
- the loaP gene encoding antiterminator LoaP — MLWYVLFVTTGKEDVVGKYISNFCNHLSLQCFIPKKVVPECHKGVRRDVIRVLFPGYIFIRTTMSSNLYYLLKEIPNLHYLVNSGDRKKDKSCGFYSAIPEEEMEWIRDLTGNRDTIEYSEVSIINKKVKVISGPLKGKEAMIKKVDKRKRRAKIEVTLLNKTNLVDVGINILSVT, encoded by the coding sequence ATGCTTTGGTATGTCCTTTTTGTTACGACAGGAAAAGAAGATGTAGTCGGGAAGTATATTTCAAATTTTTGTAACCATTTATCTCTTCAATGTTTCATACCGAAAAAAGTCGTACCGGAATGCCATAAAGGAGTGAGACGGGATGTGATTCGCGTGTTATTTCCAGGCTATATATTTATTCGGACAACTATGAGCTCCAACTTGTATTATTTGTTGAAAGAAATACCCAATTTGCATTATCTCGTAAACAGCGGAGACCGGAAAAAGGACAAAAGCTGTGGATTTTACTCCGCCATTCCCGAGGAGGAAATGGAGTGGATTCGTGATTTGACCGGAAACCGCGACACTATTGAGTACTCAGAAGTCAGTATCATTAACAAAAAGGTAAAAGTAATTTCAGGTCCACTAAAAGGAAAAGAAGCTATGATCAAAAAAGTGGACAAAAGAAAAAGAAGGGCAAAGATCGAAGTTACCCTTCTTAATAAAACGAATTTAGTAGATGTGGGCATCAATATTCTATCCGTAACCTAG
- a CDS encoding acyl carrier protein produces the protein MHRDVKERIAHVIASNLDNPDVTINDDTRLEDLGIQSVKFIKIMVEIEAEFGIDIGYEELFIENENFSNLASITLFVQKKMQAVSESIS, from the coding sequence ATGCACCGAGACGTTAAAGAACGAATTGCTCACGTGATTGCCTCAAATCTGGATAATCCTGACGTGACTATAAATGATGACACTAGATTGGAGGATTTAGGTATACAATCGGTCAAGTTCATCAAAATCATGGTCGAAATCGAAGCAGAATTCGGAATTGACATCGGTTATGAAGAGCTATTTATAGAAAATGAGAACTTTTCAAACCTGGCCTCTATCACTCTCTTTGTGCAGAAAAAAATGCAGGCCGTTAGTGAATCAATTTCATAA
- a CDS encoding 3-hydroxyacyl-CoA dehydrogenase family protein encodes MGTCVAADFLFHHIPCLLVDISEHALARARSEIRQTLRFARTINKDLPFVDIEEAMKNVRFTTNIGEVSDCTNIIENVPEIWECKESVYKQLDEICDTDVYYAANTSCLSITKIAGATSRPENVIGVHFMNPSYLKRTVEVIKGYHTSEDCVGQTVKLLKNMNKEAIVVQDYPGFVSNRISHLFMNEAAFVVQDGVADAAQVDNIFKKCYGHKMGPLETADLIGLDTVVRSLDVLYQSYQDPKFKCCPLLRKMVDANVLGRKTGKGFYQY; translated from the coding sequence ATGGGAACATGCGTGGCCGCTGATTTTCTGTTTCATCATATTCCATGTTTACTAGTTGACATTTCGGAGCATGCACTTGCCCGGGCAAGATCAGAAATCAGACAGACACTTCGCTTTGCTAGAACGATAAACAAGGATTTGCCTTTCGTGGACATAGAGGAGGCTATGAAGAATGTCCGGTTTACAACGAATATTGGAGAGGTTTCGGACTGCACTAATATTATTGAGAATGTTCCTGAAATCTGGGAATGTAAAGAAAGTGTGTACAAGCAGTTAGACGAAATTTGCGATACGGATGTCTACTACGCAGCGAATACGTCCTGTCTTTCTATAACCAAAATTGCAGGAGCGACAAGCAGGCCGGAAAACGTCATTGGGGTTCATTTCATGAATCCCTCATATTTAAAAAGAACAGTAGAAGTTATTAAAGGATATCACACTTCTGAAGACTGTGTGGGGCAGACGGTAAAACTGCTAAAAAACATGAACAAAGAAGCGATTGTAGTGCAAGATTATCCGGGTTTTGTAAGCAACCGTATATCCCATCTGTTCATGAACGAGGCCGCCTTTGTGGTTCAAGATGGAGTAGCGGATGCCGCGCAGGTGGATAACATATTCAAGAAATGCTATGGACACAAGATGGGACCGCTTGAGACAGCTGATCTTATAGGATTGGATACCGTGGTACGCTCGCTGGATGTGCTCTACCAGAGTTATCAGGATCCCAAGTTCAAATGCTGCCCTTTACTTAGAAAAATGGTTGATGCTAATGTACTGGGTAGAAAGACGGGAAAAGGTTTTTATCAATATTGA